gtagctacgaatctagataaatgtttataaaaatttaatgtttttatattttctacGATTCCGGTTAGGATTGCCGTTAGCGTGTCCGGCCGCCGGGCGGAGTACAAACGCTGTTCTGGACAACGTTCCCAGCGACGCACTTGCACTCCACGTCGGACATGAATCCTGATCGGACtcaaccccaaaaaaaaaaaaaaaaaaaaaaaaaaaaaaaaaaaaaaaaaaaaaaaaaccttcttaaaaagaggtgggggaaggaaaaaaaaatcagtgccCGCTGAATATCGTCACTCCGCTCCCGAATCCcgatcccgccggcgccgccggtcgTCGTTGCCGGAGATCAGTCGCGCCGCCGGTCGTCGTTGCCGGAGATCGGAAGGTTTAAGGATAATGTATCTCCCAAGCGACCGAgctccagcagcagcaagccCTCACCCCCAGCCATCCACCTCAGCTGCTGCTCCCCTCGCCGGATCATCTTCTCGCAAGCCCGCTGCTTCTACCCAAATAGTACTTAATTATAGGTATGTGGCCTCCTAAGATTGCAGGATCTGAAAACagctgattttttttggttgcCAAGCTCCTCTTTTAAAGATATATATGAGTTCTTATGCTATCTCCTCTATAAAAAGTAGGACCATAAGCTTCCTTGAATTcctaaaagggaaaaagaagttAAGGTTTTTGCTCGATGTAGTGTAACTAGCCCATTCCTCCTTGAATTCCATCTTACAATTGGTGAGCTAAAGTTTTTATTGTGTACCAAAACAACAAATTAGTtaaatattatctaaaaaaacaaattagttaAATGAACAGGCGTGGTATTAGAAATATAATCTATTCACTGCATGCTTTAAGTTCAAGTAGGGGAAtagcatatgtatatatgttcaCATTTATTAATTTCCACTTGCAGTGGGGAAGAAGATCCAGGATTACAGCTCTTGGACAATTACGATCCCACTCGACCATCGCGATTTAAAAATGCCCAGGAAATGAGAGATGCTTTTGTTGCTGCCTGCCAACGCGACGCTAAGCCCTTTGCAGAGAAGTGGCGATTGCCTGAAGATTTGGAAAGACTCAGACGACAGGATCATTGCAAGATGTTGAAGATAGCACTACGCGTGTATGCCAAGCAAAAAAATATACCGGTATGGAACCACGAAAACGATGGCGATATATATTTTGGCTCATCGTCAATCTCAAATTTCTAAATTCTATCTTGTTCGAGAAGTGTTAGTTTTGCCTAGGCTAACTGGGTGAAGTTAGAAATTTTGTTTGTGGGTTGGAAATTGGAAATGTTCTACATATCTGGACTAATATATCATTATGTTTATTTCAGCCTGCTGAGTTAGAGATTATGGAGCTGAAAGAATATACTCGTTTTCGTGAACATGGGAAAGTTTATGGACACTACAACTTTGTGGTGAAAGATTCAGATGGCACTCTTACATTGTTCTTTGCTGAGGTGGATATCAACTGCAAAGAGGAGAAGGATGTTTTTCTGTGCTGTCCTTTGGAAGCGAATGACAATGGTACGAATATAAGAAgatttatttctcttttttgtgAACACATGGCAAGATAATTTTCTTTCGTTTGGTTTAAATTTGTACTGATAACTCttgttcttttcctttttttgtgaACACATGGCAAGATAATTTTCTCGTTTGGTTTATATAGACGCTGTTTACAACGTTCCCATGCACTTGTACACCACGTCGGgcttttttttgaacggagcaTCGGGCTTGAATATAATCCTGATCGGATATACTCCGACGGAAACATTCTTAAACGGGAGAATGTAATGAGGGTGAAATAATCCATTCTTTCCGAGGAAAATATCAGACAACGGGTCCTCCTCCGCTCCCGATTGATTCTCCGGCGCCGCTCGATTCGATCCGTTCGCcgccggtcgtcgttcccaggGATCGGAAGCCCGTTGTCCGTTCAAGTGTAAGACCGCCAGCGCTCCACTACCTCGCCGACGCGATCGACCGCCTCAACTCGCCCTCGCGCggtttgttttttatttgcCTTCTGTGAAGGAACGAGCAATCTCAATCTCGATGGATATCAGGTATGGGAAGGAAATGAAGAGGGAGAAGGAATattctattattttattttagatatcccacacaaaaaaaatgacTTTTTATTTTATCAATGACTTGGTAATTACTCGGACGAGCATACGGCTCGGGCGATCGATCCGTTTGGAGTAAAATcaggctgacgtcagcgcccgatttacgtataaaactattttaaactgatttttcttctaaattacttatccaaatcatgattcgattgcaccattaaattcattgcaattaaatctttaaaacaagaccacacatggatatattccaacaaaaaaaaaagcttattattaaattatttttaaatgttgcaagATGTTCCACCATGTATatcagaattgtttcactaagtagatcgaaaatgtttcactcgtttaaatcgggtgttgtttcaccttatataaaaacaatgtttcagtaaatagcgaaagaatgttgcagttcactgcaacattagatttatacatagtgaaacatttttccgtggaacaaaaaaataaaccaaattcttttaatagagggttttaaaatatgtgggtttttttgttgcaatggaatgtttcgttcactgcaacattagatctatacatagtgaaatattaCGAGTACaataggtgaaacatttttggtggaacaaaaaataaatcaaattcctttaatagagagtttccaaaatatgtgagtttttttttgcaaaataatattttaattcactgcaacattagatttataaatagtgaaacattataagtacattAGGTAAAATATCTTTCGTGGAAAAAAGGGAGGTAGAAGTGGGTGGGCCCAACACGGAGGGAGGGTGCGCagggggagcgcccgatccggCTCCCCCGCGCCAGTCGTCCGAGGTAAAGTATTTTCGTAATTACTCTCTACGTTTTAtgttacaagacgttttgattttggttaaagtcaaactgattGAAGTTTAACagaaaaaagtaataatattttcaacaaatttattatgaaaatatatttaattatttatttgataaaattaatctaatattataaatattttattattttttctataaacttgatccaAATTTAAaagcagtttaactttaacCGGAGCAGTAACAATCAGGGCGTGAAACCTGATCGGAATCTCGGATACGCTCGCAGCTCACTACGTATATTCCGGACACGCTCGCCGGAGGCTGAAATAAATCGACACCTTTCTCTCTCCCCCCGATTTCCCTCGCCGCTGCTCGATTTGATCcgttcgccggccgccggccgccgttcccTCGGTCGGCGTTCGTTGCGCGTTGAGGCGGAAGCTATGTATTCCCCCAAATTCCAAGCGACGGCaaccccgacgacgacgccgagggAGCCCTAGCTACACGCCCTCACCGCCGGCCATcaaccgcctcctccgctgctacTTCCCTCGCCGTGTTCGCCGTCGCCAAGTTGATCGACCGCGTCACCTCCACCGCTCTTGTCGATCCCCgactcgccctcgccctcgccctcgcgaTCTGCCAGCGGATTCAGGTgagcgccctcttcttcctctcgtgTGAATGTGTCCTTGGAGTGATTGATATCTCTTCTCGGTGGactgtaaatatatatacatactgaCCTGCTTGCGTTTTGTGAAGGAACGATCAGTCACGGTGTATGTGACCCTCGATTCATCATGCCGTCGCAAGCACTGTGATTTCAGGTATGcgaccatttttatttttctttttgtttcgaGAACACGCACAAGGCTTGCGTATCTTTGTATTACTtcattcgtttcatattataagattttctagcattgcccacatatatatatatatatatatagattcattaatatctatataaacatgaacaatgctaaaaagtcttataatataaaacagaaggAGTATAAAATTGAGAAATAATTACATCCAGCTAGTTACAACACGAGGCAAGGCGAAACAAAGTTGTTGACAAAAGGTTTATATCTCGCGGCATAGTTTGTGCGACCCTATTAGAACCCAGAATCTTAATTCGTCGTTGGGTTAAATAATCTGATGCTCTATGGTCTGTGCTACCTGTAAGGCTGTAACCATAGGTTCCTGATGAGATGAGATTTATTAGATCTACCTCCACCCCCTTGTCAGTTTTAAACGAAATTAGAGAGGCAactagaatattttttttctttttagttatAGATGGACATAGACTGACAAGTGCTTCCCCTGAACAAACCTTCCACAGAATGGATGCCAGGAAATTCCTAAAAAATCCCTATACAAAAAATTCCTATTTGAAGCCCACCTCACATGCATCAATGTTGACACTAGGATTTCAACCATAGTGAGTGGAGTCATACACCCACAACTCTACTACTACACCAAAGGATAAACTACTACTACACCGAAGGAGTTTAACCTTCAAGATAGGGATAGCTAGACAGTGATGGAAGCAGTGGGTATTCCCTTTATAATCGGGAATACCCAAAAATTTCACAAAAGAACTTAATATATGTAGGTatttacatgtatatatactcgATTGTCTAATATTTTTTCTCAACAAATATACTCCTGCACTCCTAGCTCACAACACTTAGTTAGTCAACTGCTTCAAATCTTCTAACCCTAGTCCACCAAACATCAGGCACAAGATGCTTGCAATTGTTTGAGTGAATACCTGACCAATAAATCCTGCGTCCGCCACTGTAGATAGACATGGATTGAAGGCTTTCCTCACGCAGGGACTGATGCTTATTCAAAAGTATAACTTAGATAATTGTAGACATGAGGCCTATGCAATAATGCAAGGTGATAAAAATATTGGTTAGTCAAAGTCTTATTGAGCTTAGGGTGGTAGTTTCCCCGTTGAGGCTGGTGCAGACCCCAGTTTTGCACCCGGTGATCTATCGGAGCAGCGCGGGTATGCAATTTGACCCGCAGGTAGGGAAGGGCATTCGGTGACACCAAGCAATTCAGTCTCGGTCTAATTATTGTGAGTAAGATGAAATTGAGCCAATCATTTTTTTAACTGGTGTTCCAAAACAACAAATTAGATAAATGAATAGGCCTAGCCTTAGAAATATATTATATTCACAGCCTGCTTAGTTGATTTTAGAAGCAAGAACCACCTTAAAGGTTTATGGAAATATAATCGATGCTCACTATATCATTCGAGTCATGAGATTTTCACATGCATTTTGGGGATGATTATGCTTTCATATCTTTTCACATGCAGTGAAGGTGATTTTGCGGGACTACAGATAGAGGATGATCCCACTCCTAGACTACTTAGTCGATATATATCTGACACGGGACTGTATGTTACTTTAATGGCTACTTACAAGAGCGGTGTGTTCCCCTCGTCATACGAGATTTTATTTCCTGAACAAGAAGAGGAGGCATGCAAGATGGTGGAAATAGCACTGCACGCATATGCCAAGCAAAAAGATATGCCGGTATGGATCCACGAAAATAACATTGATGATACATTTTGGCTAGACATCCTCGAATTTCTGAATTTGTACTTTTATATCTGTATAAGTTTTAGTTTTGCCTAGGCTGGGTAAGagttggaatatttgtttgtggATTGGAAGTTGGAAATGAATTTACCTATCTGGACTAATATCATTATGTTTCAGCCTGCCAAGTTAGAAATTATGAAAGTGAAAGAAAGGAGTCTTTTTGAAGAATGTGGGAAAGTATATGCACACTTTAACTTTCTGGTGATCAATGATTCAGATGGCACTCGTACTTTGTTCTTTGCTGAGGTGGATTTTCTCAACTGCAAAGAGGAGAAGGACGTCTACCTGTGCTGTCCTTTGGAAGAGAATGACAATGGTAAATAAGATTTCTCTTTTTGTGAAAAATTGTAGTTTTCATTCATCTTGTTTAATTAAATATGTACTAATATtaacttattttctttttctttttatataaggtTATTGTTTTGGGTGCCGAGTGCAGCATATAAAACTTAGGCGTCCTACTTCTGCTGACTATTTGGGTGGCCACAAGGATATCTGTTCTGAATATATAGATGTAGAGTATTGTTTTGATGACTATTGACTAATATTAATGTACCTACTTATAACAGATTAGTTTCAGAATCACCCGCAAGTAGAAAGGTTGTGTTGCTGAACGTTTTCTCGGATGGGCTTTAGCAAAGCGGCATGTAATTTATGTTCTGTGTAGGTTCTACTCTGGAACGGTGCTACAATATTGTGATGTACACTGTATGCTTTTGTATAACAATTAATAACTCATTAATTAACTTATAGTACTATAAATCATAGGTCGATTTCTAATAGTTGCCGCGAGTACCAGAGCATCCAGGTGTGGACGCCAAATGTCCAGACCTGGACGCTATATTCAACGATGTACAATATAGCATCTGGTTCGATACGAAGAAAAGCAAACAgcatagttaaaaaaaaaagctattgcGGTAAATTATGTTGGTTGTTAAtcagtttttaattttttagaaataaaattattatgggacggaggtagtatagaACGTTCCCACGAGACGCATTCTCTACGTCACGTCTGACTATAAATCCTGGTTTATACTAAGGTCATATTTatttcagcttaggattattataatctgaaacaaacaagtagattataaTTATAAACTATAAGCCATATTACTATAATCTGGTAATCTCCTCtaatgtgttttttttcatattattggATAGCTAAAGCCCCACTACCCTTAAAAGTTTTATGCAAATTACCCAACATTGTCATCGAACCCAACAGATCGGCCACAACGCATTTGCTTTCTCTCTTCCTAGTCGTGCACGAATTCGGCGTCTCCCCCGGCCGCGCGTGCATCCGCTTTCTCTCTCCCTAGTCACGTGTGAATCCTTCCCCAAGCCCGCACCCAGCGCGTGGATCCTTCCCTCAAACCCTAACCTTGCGCGTGAATCCTTCTCCAAGCCCCCACCAATGCCCTGGCTCCTTCCCCAGGTCGTCGCCGTCTCATCCTCCACCTATTCCACAATAGCTGAGAGCATTAGAGCATTCACAATGTGCATATAAAGTGGGTGGTAAGAAATAAAATACTACTACTGCCCGGTTGTATACACTGTGGGAGTAGTAAGCAACAAATACCAGGTAATATGCTTACTACCTAGccataagaaataaacaaataatttctctcctccctctctcatgTCTAGTGGTTGTGGGACCCAGCTTACCACCCACTTTTGTTCATTTAATATTGTAGCTACAACAATAACTAATACCCACTGAAACAAGACCTACCATTATTCACAAAGTaggtatttcctccgtttcacaatgtaaatcattttagcattttccacattcatatcgatgttaatgaatctaaacatatatatctatctagattcattaacatcgatatgaatgtgggaaatgatagaatgacttacattgggTAACGGAGAAAGTAGTAAACATTGGTGATGCCCTTATAGACATTAGCTTTTTAAacctaataatccagagaaacaaataaCTCATGACTTATTCTACTATAGCTTATCCAAGGGATCCCCTTAGTTCATCGATCGCCTTCTCAGGCC
Above is a window of Oryza sativa Japonica Group chromosome 10, ASM3414082v1 DNA encoding:
- the LOC9268238 gene encoding uncharacterized protein, which codes for MATYKSGVFPSSYEILFPEQEEEACKMVEIALHAYAKQKDMPPAKLEIMKVKERSLFEECGKVYAHFNFLVINDSDGTRTLFFAEVDFLNCKEEKDVYLCCPLEENDNGYCFGCRVQHIKLRRPTSADYLGGHKDICSEYIDVEYCFDDY